One genomic window of Streptomyces sp. NBC_01276 includes the following:
- a CDS encoding DUF6716 putative glycosyltransferase has translation MRIHVLADSDTRWKWGAGLAVGLAPGSEVHAHMLRGRSTPTARQLAEVGITPASITESTLPEFAAAPELDAADLVILGTVGGSTHAALHALAARFRGAPRRPVLMTGYVGVVYEKMADGLLLRAGADIVLANSPFDRRRFGEVYEPLGIPGSCIVQTALPFLDQRPYDPNRTHARHPYTVCFAVQPSVPADRNGRLYMLRRAISHARLRPGRDVLVKLRSKPGEATTHVEAHHYQVLADQMEEPLPRNLHFVYGNMSETLDRTDLLVTVSSTAALESMHRGMPTAILSDLGVREIHGNHYFVGSGCVTDWSAIDEGAAPLAHESWTADQGIRAVDPFGELRTRIGELRSRPLPPISPYYTAESAPEYVGALLRRRGLNLDGSPGAGATARSSGPMRRTSRRVLKVAYQFGVQRVAPKIQQWGGV, from the coding sequence GTGCGCATCCACGTGCTCGCAGACTCCGACACCCGCTGGAAATGGGGTGCGGGGCTGGCGGTGGGCCTGGCTCCCGGCAGTGAGGTGCACGCACACATGCTGCGCGGCAGGAGCACTCCGACGGCGCGGCAACTGGCCGAGGTCGGCATCACCCCCGCCTCCATCACCGAGTCCACGCTCCCCGAGTTCGCGGCGGCCCCCGAGCTGGACGCGGCGGACCTCGTCATCCTGGGCACGGTCGGCGGCTCCACCCACGCCGCCCTGCACGCACTGGCCGCCCGGTTCCGCGGCGCGCCCCGCCGGCCGGTCCTCATGACCGGATACGTCGGCGTCGTCTACGAGAAAATGGCCGACGGCCTGCTGCTGCGCGCCGGCGCGGATATCGTCCTCGCCAACAGCCCTTTCGACCGGCGCCGGTTCGGCGAGGTGTACGAACCCCTCGGAATTCCGGGATCCTGCATCGTCCAGACCGCCCTCCCCTTCCTCGACCAAAGACCCTACGACCCGAACCGGACGCACGCCCGGCACCCTTATACGGTGTGCTTCGCCGTTCAGCCCTCGGTACCCGCCGACCGCAATGGCCGCCTCTACATGCTGCGCCGGGCGATATCCCACGCGCGGTTGCGCCCCGGACGCGACGTGCTCGTGAAACTCCGCAGCAAGCCCGGCGAGGCCACCACCCACGTCGAAGCGCACCACTACCAGGTCCTCGCGGACCAGATGGAAGAACCACTGCCCCGCAACCTGCATTTCGTCTACGGCAACATGTCGGAAACCCTCGACCGTACCGACCTGTTGGTGACGGTCAGTTCCACGGCCGCCCTGGAATCGATGCACCGCGGAATGCCCACCGCGATCCTGAGCGATCTGGGAGTGCGGGAAATCCATGGGAACCACTATTTCGTCGGTTCCGGCTGCGTCACCGACTGGTCCGCGATAGACGAGGGCGCCGCCCCGCTCGCGCACGAGTCCTGGACCGCCGACCAGGGAATCCGCGCCGTGGACCCGTTCGGGGAACTGCGGACGCGGATCGGGGAATTGCGCAGCCGTCCGCTGCCCCCGATATCCCCCTACTACACGGCCGAAAGCGCCCCCGAGTACGTCGGCGCCCTGCTGCGCCGCCGGGGTCTGAACCTCGACGGCTCCCCCGGAGCGGGCGCCACGGCGCGCTCCAGCGGGCCGATGCGGCGCACCTCGCGCCGCGTCCTGAAGGTCGCCTACCAGTTCGGCGTCCAGCGCGTGGCACCGAAGATCCAGCAGTGGGGCGGCGTGTGA
- a CDS encoding cytidylyltransferase domain-containing protein encodes MNVTAVIPARGGSKGIPGKNVAEVGGVPLVARAVRACLGAVHVTRVAVSTDDAAIAAAARAAGAEVVERPAELGSDEASSESALLHALDRLEERHGEPVDVLVFVQCTSPFVTAEEVDETVLAVVRDGADSAFTAVPFHGFLWSAAPGAGPGHRAHGVNHDSAVRQRRQDRTPEYLESGAVYAMRADGFRRHGHRFFGRTQLVPTAPERAVEIDEPGDLDRARALAPLLDPQQTPAAPSSPDPSQYLGKEL; translated from the coding sequence GTGAACGTCACCGCCGTCATACCCGCCCGGGGCGGCTCCAAGGGCATTCCCGGGAAGAACGTCGCCGAGGTCGGCGGGGTCCCCCTCGTCGCCCGCGCCGTGCGCGCCTGCCTCGGCGCGGTCCACGTGACCCGGGTCGCGGTGTCCACCGACGACGCGGCGATCGCCGCCGCGGCCCGCGCCGCCGGCGCGGAGGTGGTCGAGCGGCCCGCCGAGCTGGGCTCCGACGAGGCCTCCAGCGAATCGGCGCTGCTGCACGCGCTGGACCGGCTGGAGGAACGGCACGGGGAGCCCGTGGACGTCCTGGTCTTCGTCCAGTGCACCAGCCCCTTCGTCACCGCGGAGGAGGTGGACGAGACGGTCCTCGCGGTGGTGCGCGACGGCGCCGACTCCGCGTTCACCGCCGTCCCCTTCCACGGCTTCCTCTGGAGCGCCGCGCCCGGCGCCGGACCCGGCCACCGCGCGCACGGCGTCAACCACGACAGCGCCGTCCGCCAGCGCCGCCAGGACCGTACGCCCGAGTACCTGGAGTCGGGGGCCGTCTACGCGATGCGGGCCGACGGCTTCCGCCGCCACGGCCACCGCTTCTTCGGCCGGACGCAGCTCGTCCCCACCGCCCCGGAACGGGCCGTGGAGATCGACGAGCCCGGCGACCTCGACCGGGCCCGCGCCCTCGCGCCCCTCCTCGACCCGCAGCAGACCCCGGCGGCCCCGTCGTCGCCGGACCCCTCGCAGTACCTCGGAAAGGAACTCTGA
- a CDS encoding N-acetylneuraminate synthase family protein, whose amino-acid sequence MHSNRIRRIGNKEVGTGRPTYVIGEIGINHNGELANALALIDAAADAGCDAVKFQKRTPEICTPRDQWDIERDTPWGRMTYIDYRHRVEFGEDEYRAVDEHCRARGIAWFASPWDTEAVTFLEKFDVPAHKVASASLTDDELLRALRATGKTVILSTGMSTPQQIRHAVEVLGSENIVLLHATSTYPARAEELNLRVINSLEAAYPNVPVGYSGHETGLQTTVAAVAMGACAVERHITLDRAMWGSDQAASVEPGGLARLVRDIRTIETALGDGVKKVYASELGPMKKLRRVQNPLPAEGVTTTA is encoded by the coding sequence GTGCACAGCAACCGGATCCGCCGGATCGGGAACAAGGAGGTCGGCACGGGCCGGCCCACCTATGTGATCGGCGAGATCGGGATCAACCACAACGGTGAGCTCGCCAACGCCCTGGCACTCATCGACGCGGCCGCCGACGCGGGCTGTGACGCGGTGAAGTTCCAGAAGCGCACGCCCGAGATATGCACCCCGCGCGACCAGTGGGACATCGAGCGCGACACCCCCTGGGGCCGGATGACGTACATCGACTACCGCCACCGCGTGGAGTTCGGCGAGGACGAGTACCGCGCCGTGGACGAGCACTGCCGCGCCCGCGGCATCGCCTGGTTCGCCTCCCCCTGGGACACCGAGGCCGTCACCTTCCTGGAGAAGTTCGACGTCCCCGCCCACAAGGTGGCCTCCGCCTCGCTGACGGACGACGAGCTGCTGCGCGCCCTGCGCGCCACCGGCAAGACGGTCATCCTGTCCACCGGCATGTCCACCCCGCAGCAGATCCGGCACGCGGTCGAGGTGCTCGGCAGCGAGAACATCGTCCTGCTGCACGCCACCTCCACCTACCCGGCCAGGGCCGAGGAGCTGAACCTGCGGGTCATCAACAGCCTGGAGGCGGCCTACCCGAACGTGCCCGTCGGCTACTCCGGCCACGAGACCGGCCTGCAGACCACGGTGGCCGCCGTCGCCATGGGCGCCTGCGCCGTCGAGCGGCACATCACCCTCGACCGCGCCATGTGGGGCTCCGACCAGGCCGCCTCCGTCGAACCCGGCGGCCTCGCCCGCCTCGTGCGCGACATCCGCACCATCGAGACCGCCCTCGGCGACGGCGTCAAGAAGGTCTACGCGTCCGAGCTCGGCCCCATGAAGAAGCTCCGCCGCGTCCAGAACCCCCTCCCCGCCGAGGGCGTGACGACCACGGCATGA
- a CDS encoding LCP family protein, whose product MTSDTTATTTPTEGDASGGPAPRPARSRAARIRRGLAWTAAVLVLGGAGSGWWLYSHLNGNIESVDLDKAIGTDNRPAKVVENAQNVLVLGSDSRAGANGELDHGDVSGARSDTAMLVHIPEGRARATAVSIPRDTLISRPECKDKDGRNVPAANRVMFNSVYSVAGPACVVKTVEQLSGIRVDHFVEVDFAGFKGLVDALGGVTVTLDQPMSGAKGGLKLDAGTHRLNGTDSLKFVRTRYGYGDGSDLGRIGLQQQFMLAMLSEIKKQDALGNPARLYKLADAGTKSLTTDSDLASLTALSDFARSMKGVDPSTMETIMLPVDYDKVDRNRVVIAQEQASLLWEALRTDQKIPAAAKDSPAKGGSGKAPKEPKASPSPSASQDPAP is encoded by the coding sequence ATGACCTCAGACACCACCGCCACGACGACCCCGACCGAGGGCGACGCGTCCGGCGGGCCCGCCCCGCGCCCGGCCCGTTCGCGCGCCGCCCGGATCCGGCGCGGGCTGGCCTGGACGGCGGCCGTCCTGGTCCTCGGCGGGGCGGGATCGGGATGGTGGCTCTACAGCCACCTCAACGGGAACATCGAAAGCGTCGACCTGGACAAGGCGATCGGCACCGACAACCGGCCGGCCAAGGTCGTCGAGAACGCGCAGAACGTCCTCGTCCTCGGCTCCGATTCGCGTGCCGGGGCCAACGGGGAGCTCGACCACGGCGACGTCAGCGGGGCCCGTTCGGACACCGCGATGCTGGTGCACATACCCGAGGGCCGCGCCAGGGCCACCGCGGTGAGCATCCCGCGCGACACCCTCATCTCCCGGCCCGAGTGCAAGGACAAGGACGGAAGAAACGTTCCGGCGGCGAACCGGGTCATGTTCAACTCCGTCTACTCGGTGGCCGGTCCGGCCTGCGTGGTCAAGACGGTGGAGCAGTTGTCCGGGATCCGCGTGGACCACTTCGTCGAGGTGGACTTCGCAGGGTTCAAGGGCCTGGTGGACGCCCTCGGCGGGGTCACCGTCACCCTCGACCAGCCGATGAGCGGCGCGAAGGGCGGTCTGAAGCTGGACGCGGGCACACACCGCCTCAACGGCACGGACTCGCTGAAGTTCGTCCGTACCCGCTACGGGTACGGCGACGGCAGCGACCTCGGACGCATAGGGCTCCAGCAGCAGTTCATGCTCGCGATGCTGTCCGAGATCAAGAAGCAGGACGCCCTCGGCAACCCGGCCCGGCTCTACAAGCTCGCCGACGCCGGCACCAAGTCGCTGACCACCGACTCCGATCTGGCCTCGCTCACCGCGCTGTCCGACTTCGCGCGGAGCATGAAGGGCGTGGACCCGTCCACCATGGAGACCATCATGCTGCCGGTGGACTACGACAAGGTGGACCGGAACCGGGTCGTCATCGCACAGGAGCAGGCCTCCCTGCTGTGGGAGGCCCTGCGGACCGACCAGAAGATCCCCGCCGCCGCGAAGGACTC